Proteins co-encoded in one Desulfitobacterium hafniense DCB-2 genomic window:
- a CDS encoding IS4-like element ISDha5 family transposase, with amino-acid sequence MLQHNSLPEQHQNQLSLIFSSLKLSQLLRAAGIRKSYGVSSFVVFQIIFQLVFQGRNLFRLLEGSRAESLPGKDVVYRFLNDSRYNWRRFYQLLSLKMVGRFEKLTSAQRIRVFIVDDSVMERERSKKVELLARVFDHVSGRFVRGYTLLTLGWSDGFSFAPLDFTLMSSAKAKNRLCEMREDLDKRSVGYKRRLEAMSPKPDTVVQMLERALKAGFSADYVLMDSWFTHAPLLQKLRDKELHVIGMVKELKQRYLFEGKSLSLRELYARVPKNPKAEILGSVRVHTPSGLALKVVFVQNRNNRREWLAILTTDLSLETTEVVRIYGMRWSIETFFKMAKSHLKLGTEFQGRSFDMMVSHTTIVFTRYLILEWERRENNDERSLGGLFYLFADEVMDLDLKTALRQLMTFVLNLLPNKPENNESLSQLQKWIAALPSYIKALFPQLGCES; translated from the coding sequence ATGTTACAACACAACTCTCTGCCTGAACAGCATCAAAATCAGCTTTCTTTAATTTTTTCTTCCCTTAAGCTTAGTCAGCTGCTTCGAGCCGCTGGGATCCGCAAGTCCTATGGGGTTTCAAGCTTCGTTGTCTTCCAAATCATTTTCCAACTCGTTTTTCAAGGTCGAAATCTGTTTCGGCTGTTAGAAGGAAGCCGGGCAGAATCTCTTCCAGGTAAAGATGTTGTTTATCGGTTTCTCAATGACTCTCGGTATAACTGGAGGCGTTTTTACCAGTTACTCAGCCTCAAGATGGTCGGACGCTTTGAAAAGCTCACCTCTGCGCAGCGTATCCGTGTTTTTATCGTAGATGATTCTGTAATGGAGCGCGAACGAAGCAAGAAAGTTGAACTCTTAGCCCGAGTGTTTGACCATGTTTCGGGCCGCTTTGTTCGCGGTTACACCTTACTAACCTTGGGCTGGTCTGACGGGTTCAGCTTCGCACCCCTTGATTTTACATTGATGAGTTCTGCAAAAGCTAAAAATCGTCTTTGTGAAATGAGAGAGGACTTAGACAAACGCTCCGTAGGCTATAAGCGTCGCCTGGAAGCGATGAGCCCTAAACCGGACACCGTGGTTCAAATGCTTGAACGAGCTCTCAAAGCCGGATTCTCAGCGGATTACGTCCTAATGGATAGTTGGTTTACCCATGCTCCACTTTTGCAAAAGCTAAGGGATAAGGAGCTTCACGTTATTGGAATGGTTAAAGAACTTAAGCAGCGTTATCTCTTTGAAGGAAAATCACTCAGTTTACGAGAGCTCTACGCGAGAGTCCCAAAGAACCCGAAAGCAGAAATACTGGGTTCAGTGCGTGTTCATACCCCTTCAGGCTTAGCTTTAAAAGTTGTTTTCGTCCAGAATCGAAACAACCGAAGAGAGTGGTTAGCGATCTTAACCACCGATCTTTCCTTAGAAACTACTGAAGTCGTAAGAATTTACGGGATGCGTTGGAGTATCGAAACGTTTTTCAAAATGGCCAAATCGCATTTGAAGCTAGGAACTGAATTTCAGGGCCGATCCTTCGATATGATGGTTAGTCACACAACCATAGTCTTTACCCGTTACCTCATCCTGGAGTGGGAACGAAGAGAAAACAATGATGAACGCTCTCTTGGGGGACTCTTTTATCTTTTTGCTGATGAGGTTATGGATTTAGACTTGAAAACAGCACTACGTCAGTTAATGACGTTTGTTCTTAATCTACTACCCAATAAACCAGAGAATAACGAATCACTCAGTCAATTACAAAAGTGGATTGCTGCATTACCCAGTTATATCAAGGCTCTATTCCCTCAACTGGGGTGCGAAAGTTGA
- a CDS encoding TIGR02677 family protein, giving the protein MYSLYDKIEETKYLSEGKAGIYRPICHLLFQKTAQEFQGSMYTVGEILADLKRRPEFEDRFMDLTDRDLDEALKSLEKWGNVIGHQDTSKAKRIEELKNRRSLYSITDITIELERMIEGLQNSLQSIRGIEFERHIPDRMIEELVKLKTWHEGQTYDLRIVWKELMDRFKSLQTESSNFFAQISRASSNEELMRTASFLAYKEKFVQMLRNFVLVIMEKQEKVKHYFLDIPDDAIQRIVDHIVTKEAGSDLTGDFSAEESRAARLLEWQGLKGWFVEINGKKPGVRFLIDQAKNTIVRVVKIAEQVTDRYNHFKSRKNDCLQLARLFASARTIEECHRLSAYVFGVQQTFHLYTVPKRSDDYHDTVWEYDPHEITISKNRPGRREGKIKQALDENPLKEYELLKQHQELQTIIRRYFDELSADRKIVFEELPILHPIIRNTLLDLIGQANASSKKTARTDNGIKFCLKERSDRWIKVRFKDGTLMMKDLELERIGGGNT; this is encoded by the coding sequence ATGTATTCTCTCTATGATAAAATTGAAGAAACAAAATACTTATCAGAAGGCAAGGCGGGTATATATCGGCCAATTTGTCATCTTTTGTTCCAGAAAACCGCACAAGAGTTTCAAGGCAGTATGTACACGGTTGGCGAAATCTTAGCAGATTTGAAACGTCGGCCTGAATTTGAGGACAGGTTTATGGATCTTACAGACAGAGATCTTGATGAAGCATTGAAAAGTTTGGAGAAATGGGGGAACGTAATAGGTCATCAAGATACCTCCAAAGCAAAACGAATTGAAGAGCTGAAAAATCGACGTTCATTATATAGTATTACGGATATTACAATCGAATTGGAACGGATGATAGAAGGACTTCAAAATAGCCTCCAGTCCATTCGAGGGATAGAATTTGAACGGCATATTCCTGATCGAATGATAGAGGAGCTCGTTAAGTTAAAAACTTGGCATGAAGGTCAAACTTATGATTTGCGGATTGTTTGGAAAGAGCTTATGGATCGGTTTAAATCCCTTCAAACCGAATCTTCGAACTTCTTTGCTCAGATTAGCCGAGCTTCTTCAAATGAAGAGCTAATGCGGACGGCCTCATTTTTAGCGTATAAGGAAAAATTTGTACAAATGCTCCGTAACTTTGTCTTAGTTATTATGGAGAAGCAAGAGAAAGTTAAGCACTATTTCCTCGATATTCCTGATGATGCTATTCAACGTATTGTTGACCATATCGTAACTAAAGAGGCAGGGTCAGATTTGACTGGTGACTTTAGTGCTGAAGAATCTCGTGCGGCTCGTCTTTTAGAATGGCAGGGGTTAAAAGGGTGGTTCGTTGAGATCAATGGGAAAAAACCAGGTGTTCGCTTTCTAATTGATCAGGCTAAGAACACGATTGTTCGTGTTGTTAAAATTGCCGAACAAGTAACTGATCGCTACAATCATTTTAAGAGCCGCAAAAACGATTGCTTACAACTAGCCCGACTGTTTGCCAGCGCAAGAACGATTGAAGAGTGTCATCGCCTTTCTGCATATGTGTTTGGTGTACAGCAAACCTTTCATCTTTATACTGTCCCTAAACGTTCGGATGACTATCATGATACAGTTTGGGAGTATGATCCACACGAAATCACTATCAGCAAAAATAGGCCCGGGCGGCGGGAAGGAAAAATCAAACAGGCACTTGATGAAAATCCGCTTAAAGAGTACGAACTTTTAAAACAGCATCAAGAGCTGCAAACGATTATCCGGCGTTATTTCGATGAACTTTCAGCTGATCGAAAAATCGTCTTTGAAGAATTACCCATCCTTCATCCAATCATCAGGAATACTTTGCTTGATCTCATAGGACAAGCAAACGCTTCGAGTAAAAAAACCGCACGAACGGATAATGGAATCAAATTTTGCTTAAAAGAGCGCTCAGATCGTTGGATTAAGGTTCGGTTTAAGGATGGAACACTGATGATGAAGGACTTGGAGCTTGAGCGAATCGGAGGCGGCAACACATGA
- a CDS encoding TIGR02678 family protein: protein MNEVIPFQDCVRALFDHYWIRQEDDPEMFYAIKKQERDLEAYFRTQFRYHLIVEATFAKLEKIPFKAQPSMGIFEFEREKSYIFFACLLAYFEDKGEDQQFLLQDACEAIRNYAPEEAGPIRWEDRSTRKAFVEALKFCRDQHIIEEIDQQIEGFRDQMEHEVLLQTTPLFRRILTLYFSDLSQIQTVQEFEDAVKREIGEATTPKQRIMRTWFLESALRHEDLTPEERDALNCGFESWQAEIEGRFDFMHVERYKSMSMIVHSEYQYGEYYPDARNNQTMRTAIQWATEVLNQVRRGEVIPDLYGRIRMHEREAFQVFLTVKEKFQYGWNKEFTQIKSPEAAWKMVLEALKQFSIVKSIGDKQLYCFDIAGRIAGQYQEEGNQ, encoded by the coding sequence ATGAATGAAGTTATACCATTTCAAGACTGCGTACGAGCACTATTTGATCATTATTGGATCCGCCAAGAGGATGATCCTGAAATGTTTTATGCGATTAAGAAGCAGGAAAGGGATTTGGAAGCGTATTTTCGAACCCAATTTCGGTATCATCTGATAGTTGAGGCTACTTTTGCAAAGCTCGAAAAAATCCCCTTTAAAGCACAGCCTTCCATGGGCATTTTCGAGTTTGAAAGAGAGAAAAGCTATATATTTTTTGCATGTTTGCTTGCCTACTTTGAAGATAAAGGAGAAGATCAACAATTTCTTCTCCAGGATGCCTGTGAAGCAATACGTAATTATGCACCAGAGGAAGCGGGGCCCATTAGGTGGGAAGATAGAAGTACGCGAAAGGCGTTTGTGGAAGCACTTAAATTTTGTCGAGACCAACATATAATCGAAGAGATTGATCAGCAAATTGAAGGCTTCCGTGATCAAATGGAGCATGAAGTACTGCTCCAGACCACGCCGCTGTTTCGCCGTATTTTAACCTTGTATTTTAGCGATCTATCCCAGATCCAAACAGTCCAAGAATTTGAAGATGCGGTTAAAAGGGAAATTGGAGAAGCCACAACGCCAAAGCAACGGATTATGAGGACTTGGTTTTTAGAATCTGCCCTTCGTCATGAAGATCTTACACCTGAAGAGCGCGATGCCTTGAATTGTGGATTTGAGTCATGGCAAGCGGAAATTGAAGGCCGGTTCGATTTTATGCATGTTGAGCGATATAAGTCTATGAGTATGATTGTTCATAGTGAATATCAATATGGTGAGTATTACCCGGATGCTCGCAATAACCAAACGATGAGAACTGCTATTCAGTGGGCAACTGAGGTACTTAACCAGGTTCGAAGGGGTGAAGTTATCCCTGATTTATACGGCCGAATCCGGATGCATGAGCGCGAAGCATTTCAGGTTTTTCTTACGGTGAAAGAGAAATTTCAATATGGCTGGAATAAGGAATTTACACAAATAAAATCTCCGGAGGCTGCTTGGAAGATGGTACTTGAAGCACTTAAACAATTTTCAATTGTCAAATCGATTGGAGATAAGCAATTATATTGTTTTGATATAGCAGGCCGAATTGCAGGCCAATATCAGGAGGAGGGGAATCAATGA
- a CDS encoding TIGR02680 family protein, protein MTVHRYQPNRLGLFNFWYHTDSVLEFVDGKLFVRGANGSGKSVTTTMAVPILLDGDKSPSRLDPFGGKSRLMVDLLLGEKNISQKEEATGYLYFEFKKGDSYLTFGIGMYGNRKEQRSPDYWYFMINDGRRIGYDFLLYDEENIRGEIRKFPLTKAQLEEKIGWGGEFTTSQASYTEMVNEHLFGFNSVKTFKELIHILIQLRSPKLSRDTKPTDVSNLLSDSLPELTDDELLPMILTIGTIDAHQEKLEELEKSLSYLRALESAYQTYNEYRLYEIAKENTKIQKQIHESNHLLGIDHRQLEQYETEFAELPEQLAILETEKQTLDMEERQLRGHEIFGLRQQQTQLEEDVTKFDKSFKSLEEQYNNKRIKIDRLTHDRTANDYEKEKTKNAIDEIAEELGDLAKRTLFSSHDQYLLHLEQNPNAELTIFHKNWEEDLLNHRKELSLIRQLAQEVETCRLREKDAEEAVDRVEQQLEIVKKRRTELQKTAEYIYGDLGESMETWQTQVQVFVLGQNAKQQLIGLFESFLYEEIEDASREIEIWCSDQKQIYENSIIKEMEGQRFVIAQEKSRQTIWKEQIEDIQSQPEIEPVYSKDEQARRNSLREQNVMFRNFYEAVEFRPELDAKARENLEAAISRAGLLTALLVSEEDEERILELPILRTQQIKTHNLMQYLVAVPDETISRAKIERLLQGISISKLDESYILDTGEFQNGFIYGNAPFQEEQFIGKAAREATRAKRILSLQDEIQSSQNRIEEADDQISFLENQKRRLNTEFSTFPSLEPIREMERQRKGLDTEEKLANSQVEQQKVNFQALKQSNQPIINEFLLKSAPYHRIEGTSAAYQNILDELNEYRNQLKNFFYFMLQRKTLEDKVDDASNRIDDLENDLIDLKEKQMEAQRDLNSSKAKRDMILNLIMNQSDEQNILARIDKIALMKEKNEGALREKIQRQSDLRSDISKLKPQIEAQGLDILNLEELKQAWESLFQEEKSFGFIDAHWTAPLAVNNLELTYKESKISEIQERLNRTSYDAERELIEQNMKQTQHTLKIRKMGKGREWEQLQHWVDRRFITFTPSYIEMKPVQLLRELQETRDETALAIQEKERQLYEKVLIDDIGSTIRELIKKAREWVEEANHFLSSIDTTIRMQLKWRPLPAKEQGELSTDKLVELLSKETRWLNNHDLERIAEHFKTKVDQARAMAKADTRFSLTDKMKELLDYRKWYRFVLYYQKEGQTDFDEFSNKEFEKMSGGEKGISMYSPLFAAAAAKYAHAASHSPRLFSLDEAFAGIDHDNIENIFGLISQFDFDYLMNSQILWGTYETVNKLSIVEILRRVHEKTLVLGRYYWDGENKHDLPIGHLIEEYFAEKLSR, encoded by the coding sequence ATGACTGTTCATCGTTATCAGCCCAATCGCTTGGGGCTCTTTAATTTCTGGTATCATACAGACTCAGTGCTTGAGTTTGTAGATGGGAAATTGTTCGTTCGTGGCGCGAATGGCAGTGGAAAATCTGTAACGACAACGATGGCAGTCCCGATATTGCTGGATGGAGATAAAAGTCCAAGCCGTCTGGATCCCTTTGGGGGGAAAAGCCGACTGATGGTTGATTTATTGCTTGGTGAGAAAAATATCTCTCAAAAAGAAGAGGCGACGGGGTACTTGTATTTTGAATTCAAAAAAGGCGATTCGTATTTGACGTTTGGAATTGGGATGTATGGTAACCGTAAAGAACAACGATCCCCCGATTATTGGTATTTCATGATTAACGACGGTAGGCGGATCGGGTATGACTTTCTTTTATATGATGAAGAAAATATCCGTGGGGAGATTCGGAAATTTCCTCTCACTAAGGCACAGTTAGAAGAAAAAATCGGATGGGGCGGAGAATTTACAACGAGCCAAGCAAGCTATACCGAAATGGTCAATGAGCATTTGTTTGGATTTAATAGTGTTAAAACATTTAAAGAATTGATTCATATTTTAATTCAACTAAGGAGCCCCAAACTTTCCCGGGATACTAAGCCAACGGATGTGTCTAACCTATTGTCGGATTCGCTTCCCGAGCTTACTGATGATGAATTATTACCAATGATCCTGACGATCGGAACGATTGATGCTCATCAAGAAAAACTTGAAGAATTGGAAAAATCGCTTTCCTATCTTCGGGCACTTGAATCGGCTTATCAAACCTACAACGAATACCGATTATATGAAATCGCAAAAGAGAATACGAAGATTCAAAAACAGATTCATGAATCGAATCATTTACTTGGGATAGATCACAGGCAGTTGGAGCAATACGAAACTGAATTTGCAGAATTACCAGAGCAGTTAGCAATTCTTGAAACAGAAAAGCAAACATTGGATATGGAAGAGCGCCAGCTTAGGGGGCATGAGATATTTGGTCTTCGGCAGCAACAAACTCAACTGGAAGAGGATGTTACGAAATTTGATAAAAGCTTTAAATCACTGGAAGAACAATATAATAACAAACGTATAAAGATTGATAGGCTAACTCATGATCGAACAGCCAATGACTACGAAAAAGAAAAGACGAAGAACGCTATTGATGAAATAGCTGAAGAATTAGGGGACCTGGCCAAAAGGACATTGTTTTCATCCCATGACCAGTACTTATTGCATTTGGAGCAAAACCCAAATGCGGAATTAACTATTTTTCACAAAAATTGGGAAGAGGATTTACTGAATCACCGAAAGGAACTTTCTTTAATTCGGCAATTGGCCCAAGAAGTTGAGACTTGCAGACTGCGTGAAAAGGATGCTGAAGAGGCAGTGGACCGTGTAGAACAGCAGTTAGAAATAGTCAAAAAGAGAAGAACAGAATTACAAAAAACAGCCGAATACATTTATGGGGATTTAGGTGAAAGTATGGAAACCTGGCAGACCCAAGTACAAGTGTTCGTGCTGGGACAGAATGCAAAACAACAATTGATAGGCTTATTTGAATCGTTTCTTTATGAAGAGATAGAGGATGCTTCGCGCGAAATTGAGATTTGGTGCAGCGATCAGAAACAAATATATGAAAACTCGATCATTAAAGAGATGGAGGGACAGCGGTTTGTCATAGCGCAAGAAAAGAGCCGGCAAACTATTTGGAAAGAGCAAATCGAGGATATTCAAAGTCAGCCTGAAATTGAACCTGTCTATTCCAAAGACGAACAAGCTCGCCGCAACTCCCTTCGGGAACAGAATGTCATGTTTAGAAACTTTTATGAGGCTGTTGAATTCCGTCCTGAATTGGATGCCAAAGCGAGAGAGAATTTAGAGGCGGCCATTTCAAGAGCAGGTCTTTTAACGGCTCTTTTGGTTTCTGAAGAAGACGAGGAACGTATTCTTGAACTTCCTATCCTCCGTACTCAGCAGATTAAGACTCATAATCTAATGCAGTATTTGGTGGCTGTGCCAGATGAGACCATCTCACGAGCCAAAATTGAGCGCTTACTTCAAGGGATATCTATTTCGAAATTGGATGAATCCTATATTTTGGATACTGGGGAGTTTCAAAATGGGTTTATTTATGGTAATGCTCCGTTTCAAGAGGAACAATTCATCGGGAAAGCTGCGCGAGAAGCCACTCGGGCAAAACGTATTTTGAGTTTACAAGACGAGATACAGTCTTCGCAAAATCGTATTGAAGAAGCAGACGATCAAATATCATTTCTAGAAAACCAAAAACGTCGCTTAAATACTGAATTTTCAACTTTTCCTTCTCTTGAACCCATAAGAGAGATGGAGAGGCAGCGCAAGGGTCTGGACACGGAAGAAAAACTAGCCAACAGTCAAGTAGAACAACAAAAAGTAAATTTCCAAGCTTTGAAGCAAAGCAACCAACCAATTATCAATGAATTCCTGTTAAAGTCTGCACCCTATCACCGTATTGAGGGAACATCGGCCGCTTACCAGAATATTCTCGATGAGCTTAACGAATACAGGAACCAACTCAAGAACTTTTTTTATTTCATGCTGCAGAGAAAAACACTGGAGGACAAAGTGGATGACGCTTCAAATAGAATTGATGACCTAGAAAATGATCTGATCGATTTAAAAGAGAAGCAGATGGAGGCTCAGCGGGATCTGAATTCTAGTAAAGCTAAAAGAGACATGATTCTGAACCTGATCATGAACCAAAGTGATGAACAGAATATCTTGGCTCGGATTGATAAGATTGCTTTGATGAAAGAGAAGAACGAAGGGGCCTTAAGAGAAAAAATTCAACGTCAATCTGATCTGCGATCAGATATTTCAAAGCTTAAGCCCCAGATAGAAGCTCAAGGTTTGGACATTTTAAATTTGGAAGAGCTAAAACAAGCATGGGAATCATTATTTCAAGAGGAGAAAAGCTTTGGTTTTATTGATGCTCACTGGACTGCCCCTCTGGCAGTTAATAATTTAGAGTTAACATATAAGGAGTCAAAGATCAGTGAAATACAAGAGAGATTGAATCGAACGAGCTATGATGCCGAACGTGAATTAATAGAGCAAAACATGAAGCAAACCCAACATACATTAAAGATTAGGAAGATGGGTAAAGGACGAGAATGGGAACAGCTTCAACATTGGGTTGATCGACGGTTTATTACGTTCACGCCTAGTTATATTGAGATGAAGCCTGTTCAGTTGCTTAGGGAGCTGCAAGAAACTCGAGATGAGACAGCACTTGCTATTCAGGAAAAAGAGCGGCAATTGTATGAAAAAGTACTGATTGATGATATCGGTTCGACAATCCGTGAACTTATCAAAAAAGCAAGAGAATGGGTGGAGGAGGCTAATCATTTCCTTTCAAGTATTGATACTACTATTCGGATGCAGCTCAAGTGGAGGCCTCTTCCAGCTAAAGAACAAGGAGAGTTGTCGACAGACAAACTGGTTGAACTTCTTTCAAAGGAGACTCGTTGGTTAAATAATCATGATCTAGAGCGGATTGCGGAGCATTTCAAAACCAAAGTTGATCAAGCGCGGGCCATGGCGAAGGCGGACACACGCTTTTCGTTAACAGATAAGATGAAAGAACTGCTGGATTATCGAAAATGGTATCGGTTTGTGCTGTACTATCAGAAAGAAGGGCAAACAGATTTTGATGAGTTTTCTAACAAAGAATTTGAGAAGATGAGCGGGGGAGAAAAAGGCATTTCGATGTACAGCCCATTATTCGCTGCAGCAGCTGCAAAATACGCTCATGCAGCCTCTCATTCTCCTCGATTGTTCTCGCTAGATGAGGCATTCGCTGGGATTGACCATGATAATATTGAAAATATATTTGGGTTGATCTCCCAATTTGATTTTGATTATTTAATGAACTCTCAGATCCTTTGGGGAACATATGAAACCGTAAATAAATTATCGATCGTGGAAATTTTAAGAAGAGTACACGAAAAAACATTAGTTTTAGGCCGATATTATTGGGATGGGGAAAATAAACACGATCTTCCCATTGGACATTTAATAGAGGAGTATTTTGCAGAAAAACTTTCTAGATGA
- a CDS encoding protein kinase domain-containing protein: MESSLQELVQVFRNEKGFNTLFSLFREKYRSYGRISKGTKVIITNPSVHELQTLAGFFGEAYKGNNAIMVTAAKFERAIMKSKYKELFQGHDVNDLLQLYFGGYLTSKGEDRCNFDRKKEQFFQLFLSQSKSGSFFYNFISFITHYKNAPFIHLMYKKDSDVLRQLLLLINKLFDQLPLNSDVFLPMLSYKLTDNFHALAPKSDSGRMILFALQVLNHLDNGADIISKPDEDQITDILQGYHIRFCPDSNKLAHRLWISESTNNGDYRYQLIPLIKIGTGGFAEVYMVFDPIAKKEMACKVLYEKAVFLQWYGKEGEDYLQRFKREVKLLREKISHQNIIEIDKMQLEHDPAFFTMPLAETSLEKWLELNPSLSEETKLSIFKDILNGVFYLHDYKISHRDLAPHNILLFPQSDETRLAKVADFGLAKDHRSLSSITRHSNMSYGRGAFTAPEQRKSLKNADFLSDVYSLGALLFYIYSGKSPEQRFTSFIRYQHIVGKAMEEERSKRYQSVQELMDDIDQTIYNSAQNSYSFNSLLTYEFRNVCGDVDHVLKCLPTVNVESPSQVCGKFVRPFIAIPTEVLTECAKNETVMIPFLHIAKENISRAKDCSEAEWNHVSLRFNGIYEGTEKLGLKMYSLNLILITALEKKNLLAQTILVSILGSLESQGRLSQQIAHMIEKEFPVYHELLISLLQETNYPLDIRDALNDY; this comes from the coding sequence ATGGAGTCTTCATTGCAGGAACTCGTTCAGGTTTTTCGCAATGAGAAAGGGTTTAACACTTTGTTTTCTCTTTTTCGGGAAAAGTATCGAAGTTATGGAAGAATTAGTAAGGGAACCAAAGTCATCATTACTAATCCATCAGTACATGAATTGCAAACGTTAGCAGGTTTTTTTGGTGAAGCTTATAAGGGTAATAATGCAATCATGGTCACTGCAGCAAAATTTGAGAGAGCTATTATGAAATCAAAATACAAAGAACTTTTTCAAGGCCATGATGTGAATGATCTGCTGCAACTGTATTTTGGGGGCTATTTAACATCCAAAGGCGAAGATAGATGTAATTTTGATCGGAAGAAAGAGCAGTTCTTTCAGTTGTTTTTGAGTCAATCTAAATCAGGAAGTTTTTTCTATAACTTTATTTCGTTTATAACGCATTATAAAAATGCACCATTTATTCATTTAATGTATAAGAAGGATTCAGATGTACTTAGACAGTTGCTTTTACTTATTAATAAACTGTTTGATCAGTTGCCTTTAAATAGTGATGTCTTTTTACCTATGCTATCTTATAAACTTACAGATAACTTTCATGCTTTAGCTCCTAAATCGGATAGCGGTAGGATGATATTATTTGCATTACAAGTTTTAAATCATTTGGATAATGGAGCAGATATCATTTCGAAACCAGATGAAGACCAGATTACAGATATTTTGCAGGGGTACCATATCAGGTTCTGTCCAGATTCTAACAAATTGGCTCATCGCCTGTGGATATCAGAAAGCACTAATAATGGAGATTATAGATATCAATTAATTCCGTTGATCAAGATTGGTACAGGTGGTTTTGCAGAAGTATACATGGTTTTTGACCCGATTGCAAAAAAGGAAATGGCTTGTAAAGTGCTTTATGAAAAAGCGGTTTTTTTACAATGGTATGGCAAAGAAGGGGAGGATTATTTACAGCGGTTTAAAAGAGAAGTTAAACTTTTACGTGAAAAGATATCTCATCAAAATATTATAGAAATTGACAAAATGCAGCTGGAGCATGATCCCGCTTTTTTCACAATGCCGTTAGCGGAAACTTCTTTAGAGAAATGGTTAGAGCTAAACCCATCCCTATCAGAAGAAACAAAGCTAAGCATATTTAAGGACATATTAAATGGTGTGTTTTATCTTCATGATTATAAAATCAGTCATCGTGATTTAGCGCCTCACAATATTTTGTTATTTCCCCAAAGTGATGAGACTAGACTGGCGAAGGTTGCCGATTTTGGATTGGCCAAAGACCATCGATCACTTTCTTCAATAACAAGACATTCCAATATGTCATATGGTAGAGGCGCATTTACCGCACCAGAGCAAAGGAAAAGCTTGAAAAACGCTGATTTTCTGTCGGATGTTTATTCACTGGGGGCATTGCTTTTTTACATATATAGTGGAAAATCGCCAGAGCAAAGATTCACATCATTTATTAGGTATCAGCACATTGTTGGGAAAGCAATGGAGGAGGAGCGTTCCAAGAGGTATCAAAGCGTTCAGGAATTAATGGACGATATTGATCAGACTATTTATAATTCAGCTCAAAATAGTTATTCATTTAATAGCTTACTAACTTATGAGTTTAGGAATGTTTGCGGGGATGTGGATCATGTTTTAAAATGTCTTCCTACAGTTAATGTGGAAAGCCCAAGTCAAGTTTGTGGTAAATTTGTTAGACCTTTTATAGCTATTCCGACTGAGGTACTGACGGAATGTGCAAAAAACGAAACTGTCATGATTCCTTTTCTACATATTGCAAAAGAAAATATTTCTAGAGCGAAAGATTGTAGTGAAGCGGAGTGGAATCATGTTTCATTGCGGTTTAATGGAATTTATGAAGGGACAGAAAAACTTGGACTAAAAATGTACTCATTGAATCTAATATTAATTACTGCACTCGAAAAGAAGAACCTTTTAGCTCAAACTATACTTGTGAGCATTCTAGGCTCATTGGAGAGTCAGGGGAGACTTTCTCAACAAATAGCACACATGATTGAGAAAGAATTTCCTGTGTATCATGAATTATTAATTAGCCTTTTGCAAGAAACTAATTATCCACTCGATATACGCGATGCTTTAAATGACTATTAA